A region of Allocoleopsis franciscana PCC 7113 DNA encodes the following proteins:
- a CDS encoding ABC transporter permease → MKGISVTPWGVYSVWHRHARVYQKTWLINSLLPISEPVLYLVAFGYGLTPLVGDVPYNGQTIPYLKFIAPGMMAIGVLFQSFFEGAFGSFIRLSYQKTWQALLTAPLSFTEVFLGDWLWAATKGTIAGLLTGLVAVVWGLYSGWHFLISLPILILGSLLFAVMGLCTAGTVRTIDQINVPIFLFIVPMFTLCGTYFPRTTLPPVLGNIAGVLPLASIIDLLRWPLGLPGYWFLELMWLLLWISVFSVLAWRQIYPQLLR, encoded by the coding sequence ATGAAAGGCATTTCTGTAACTCCTTGGGGAGTCTACTCAGTTTGGCATCGACATGCTAGGGTTTACCAAAAAACTTGGCTTATCAATAGTTTGCTGCCAATTTCAGAACCTGTGCTTTATCTGGTGGCTTTTGGGTATGGTTTAACCCCGCTTGTGGGAGATGTACCCTACAACGGTCAAACGATTCCCTATTTAAAATTTATTGCGCCGGGAATGATGGCAATTGGGGTGCTATTTCAGTCCTTCTTTGAAGGGGCATTTGGCAGTTTTATCCGCCTAAGTTATCAAAAAACTTGGCAAGCTTTACTAACAGCACCTTTAAGTTTCACAGAAGTCTTCTTAGGGGATTGGCTATGGGCAGCTACCAAAGGGACAATCGCGGGTCTTTTAACCGGTTTAGTGGCTGTTGTTTGGGGACTCTACTCTGGTTGGCATTTTCTCATATCGTTGCCAATACTGATTTTAGGAAGCTTACTCTTTGCGGTAATGGGATTGTGTACGGCGGGAACGGTGCGAACCATCGATCAAATTAATGTACCAATTTTCTTGTTCATCGTTCCCATGTTTACACTCTGCGGAACTTACTTCCCTCGTACCACACTACCACCCGTTCTGGGTAATATAGCAGGAGTTTTGCCTTTAGCGTCCATCATTGACCTGTTGCGCTGGCCTTTAGGATTACCGGGATACTGGTTCTTAGAATTAATGTGGTTGCTGTTGTGGATTAGTGTCTTTTCTGTATTAGCATGGCGACAGATTTATCCTCAGTTGCTTCGCTAG
- a CDS encoding ABC transporter ATP-binding protein: MRLASPRPITQPMALTAYDLWKTYGQKQVVQGVNFTLNPGEILGLLGPNGAGKTTTVGMLYGSVIPSRGFVQLGQHQVQVQGRIARAAMGIVTQEDNLDPDFTVFENLVYFAHHYRITGKAARHRAGELLAQVALQDYGSNRIDELSGGMKRRLVLARALINHPQVVFLDEPTTGLDPDARQDFWKLVSQLKQSGCGVLLTTHYMDEAQRLCDRLILLQQGKTIDQGTPEELIERTVGREVVEIEGIDEQTLQQLATQAGTWYRPFGTSYLIGLPVNNPQSIWEQLSATAPERLTRRRTNLEDVFLRLTGTSL, from the coding sequence ATGAGACTTGCATCTCCACGCCCAATCACCCAACCCATGGCGCTGACAGCCTACGACCTATGGAAAACCTATGGTCAAAAACAGGTGGTTCAAGGCGTTAACTTTACTCTCAATCCTGGAGAAATTCTAGGTCTTCTTGGCCCTAATGGTGCGGGGAAAACAACAACAGTGGGAATGTTGTATGGTTCTGTGATTCCCAGTCGAGGGTTTGTTCAACTAGGGCAACATCAGGTACAGGTTCAAGGTCGTATTGCCCGTGCTGCGATGGGAATTGTCACTCAAGAAGATAATCTCGACCCAGATTTTACGGTCTTTGAGAACTTAGTTTACTTTGCCCATCATTACCGCATCACTGGCAAAGCCGCACGCCATCGGGCGGGTGAATTACTCGCTCAGGTAGCGCTGCAAGATTATGGCAGTAATCGTATAGATGAGTTGTCTGGCGGCATGAAGCGGCGCTTAGTTTTAGCACGGGCTTTGATTAACCATCCTCAAGTGGTGTTTTTGGATGAACCAACCACTGGACTTGACCCGGATGCGAGGCAAGACTTTTGGAAGTTGGTTAGCCAACTCAAACAAAGTGGCTGCGGAGTGTTGTTGACTACCCACTATATGGATGAAGCGCAACGATTGTGCGATCGCCTAATCTTACTTCAGCAAGGTAAAACGATCGACCAAGGCACTCCAGAAGAATTAATTGAGCGCACGGTGGGTCGAGAAGTGGTTGAAATTGAGGGCATTGATGAACAAACTCTCCAGCAACTAGCGACTCAGGCAGGAACTTGGTATCGTCCCTTTGGTACCAGTTACTTGATAGGATTACCTGTCAATAATCCGCAGTCAATTTGGGAACAACTCAGTGCTACTGCACCGGAACGCCTGACACGTCGGCGGACTAATTTAGAAGATGTGTTCTTACGACTGACTGGAACATCACTTTAA
- a CDS encoding acyl-CoA thioesterase, with the protein MTQKFTSRLRVRYHEMDALGHVNNAVYQHYLEQAAIEHSEFLGFGPKRYEELGGVFVMRRIEIEYLRPAVAGDTLEVATWLQQVRGPRAIRRYEIRQEGEEQILVTAEALWVWVDTKAMRPRAIPQLVLDAFVQTMQPEALKPTLL; encoded by the coding sequence ATGACACAGAAATTTACCTCTAGACTACGGGTTAGGTATCACGAAATGGATGCCTTAGGACATGTCAATAATGCAGTTTATCAGCACTATCTAGAGCAGGCGGCGATCGAGCATTCGGAGTTTCTGGGGTTCGGTCCTAAGCGCTACGAAGAACTGGGTGGTGTGTTTGTCATGCGACGAATAGAAATAGAGTATCTCCGCCCTGCCGTCGCGGGTGATACGTTGGAAGTCGCAACTTGGCTGCAACAAGTACGAGGGCCGCGTGCCATCCGGCGTTACGAAATCCGCCAGGAAGGTGAGGAACAAATACTTGTAACCGCTGAGGCCTTGTGGGTTTGGGTAGACACAAAGGCTATGCGACCACGAGCCATTCCTCAGTTAGTACTGGATGCTTTTGTACAAACGATGCAGCCGGAAGCGTTGAAGCCAACACTCTTATAG
- a CDS encoding QcrA and Rieske domain-containing protein translates to MNRREFLMWVGIGGLASSLPVALAACSPKTEKSQSSTMPKRADGFQSVGTVAELNQKGQLLNKQFAGGSVLVVSNPANPKTITAVKPICTHRGCTVDWKADKKAFVCPCHKAEFSLDGKVLQGPAKKSLSTYIAKIEGDSVLVKAT, encoded by the coding sequence ATGAACCGTCGTGAGTTTTTAATGTGGGTGGGGATTGGTGGACTCGCCAGTTCTTTACCCGTTGCCCTTGCAGCCTGTTCTCCCAAAACCGAAAAATCGCAATCCTCGACGATGCCAAAAAGGGCTGATGGATTTCAGTCGGTTGGCACTGTTGCAGAGTTAAACCAAAAGGGTCAACTTCTCAATAAACAGTTTGCTGGAGGTTCTGTACTTGTCGTCAGCAACCCCGCCAACCCAAAGACGATTACGGCAGTTAAGCCTATTTGTACACACCGAGGCTGTACAGTGGACTGGAAAGCCGATAAGAAAGCTTTTGTCTGTCCCTGTCATAAAGCTGAATTTAGTCTGGATGGCAAAGTTCTCCAAGGGCCGGCGAAGAAATCGTTGTCCACTTACATCGCCAAAATTGAAGGCGATTCAGTTTTAGTAAAAGCTACCTAA